A DNA window from Procambarus clarkii isolate CNS0578487 chromosome 3, FALCON_Pclarkii_2.0, whole genome shotgun sequence contains the following coding sequences:
- the LOC138367987 gene encoding uncharacterized protein produces MKETRYPGPVSWEYVPCKFVSCEFVCSEYVSFEFVSSEYVSCEFVSREYVSCEFVSSEFRFPASTSPASSSPASTSPASSSPESSSPASTSPVSSSPVSTSPASSSPSSSSPASTSPASSSPASSSPASTSPVSSSPVSTSPVSSSPVSSSPASSSPASSSPASSSPASTVSCEFVSCEFVSSDFVSSKYVPCEFVSSEYVPCEYVSCEFVSNEYVSCEFVSCEFVSSEYVSCEFVSCEFVSSDFVSSKYVSCEFVSSEYVSCEFVSSEYVSCEFVSSEYISCEYVSSEYVSCEYVSCEFVSCEFVSSEFVSSKYVSCEFVSSEYISSEYVSSEYVSSEYISSEYISSEFVSSEYISSEYISSEYVSSEYVSSEYVSSEFVTSTFKEFGFL; encoded by the exons ATGAAG gagactcgataCCCTGGACCCGTCTCCTGGGAGTACGTCCCCTGCAAGTTCGTCTCCTGCGAGTTCGTCTGCAGCGAGTACGTCTCCTTCGAGTTCGTCTCCAGCGAGTATGTCTCCTGCGAGTTCGTCTCCAGGGAGTATGTCTCCTGCGAGTTCGTCTCTAGTGAGTTTCGTTTTCCAGCGAGTACGTCTCCAGCGAGTTCGTCTCCTGCGAGTACATCTCCTGCGAGTTCGTCTCCTGAGAGTTCGTCTCCAGCGAGTACGTCCCCTGTGAGTTCGTCTCCAGTGAGTACGTCTCCTGCGAGTTCGTCTCCTTCGAGTTCGTCTCCTGCGAGTACATCTCCTGCGAGTTCGTCTCCAGCGAGTTCGTCTCCAGCGAGTACGTCCCCTGTGAGTTCGTCTCCAGTGAGTACGTCCCCTGTGAGTTCGTCTCCAGTGAGTTCGTCTCCTGCGAGTTCGTCTCCTGCGAGTTCGTCTCCTGCGAGTTCGTCTCCAGCGAGTACGGTCTCCTGCGAGTTCGTCTCCTGCGAGTTCGTCTCCAGCGATTTCGTCTCCAGCAAGTATGTCCCCTGTGAGTTCGTCTCCAGCGAGTACGTCCCCTGTGAGTACGTCTCCTGCGAGTTCGTCTCCAATGAGTACGTCTCCTGCGAGTTCGTCTCCTGCGAGTTCGTCTCCAGCGAGTACGTCTCCTGCGAGTTCGTCTCCTGCGAGTTCGTCTCCAGCGATTTCGTCTCCAGCAAGTATGTCTCCTGTGAGTTCGTCTCCAGCGAGTACGTCTCCTGCGAGTTCGTCTCCAGCGAGTACGTCTCCTGCGAGTTCGTCTCCAGCGAGTACATCTCCTGCGAGTACGTCTCCAGCGAGTACGTCTCCTGCGAGTACGTCTCCTGCGAGTTCGTCTCCTGCGAGTTCGTCTCCAGCGAGTTTGTCTCCAGCAAGTACGTCTCCTGTGAGTTCGTCTCCAGCGAGTACATCTCCAGCGAGTACGTCTCCAGCGAGTACGTCTCCAGCGAGTACATCTCCAGCGAGTACATCTCCAGTGAGTTCGTCTCCAGCGAGTACATCTCCAGCGAGTACATCTCCAGCGAGTACGTCTCCAGCGAGTACGTCTCCAGCGAGTACGTCTCCAGCGAGTTCGTCACTTCTACA TTtaaagaatttggttttctgtaa